One window of Microbacterium sp. Root61 genomic DNA carries:
- a CDS encoding copper resistance CopC family protein codes for MNTSTSSPASFRRILAATAAAAALTAGSLLLAAAPASAHDELLSTDPAADSSVEALPEQLTLTFSGQLLGEAGASEVQATDAAGTALTDGAPIVTDNVITQTLTGTASGAVTVLWRTVSSDGHPISGEFTFTVTAAPSPTASESPSATPNQETTPSESPSPQESLVSPPADEPSSFSDVWPWVIGGILIVGLGGAVVYLLVSRARREKALAGGAVDGSAIDSADGAPDGAGTASPGTPPTGSEPPAER; via the coding sequence ATGAACACCTCGACCTCCTCCCCCGCATCCTTCCGCCGGATCCTGGCTGCGACGGCCGCCGCCGCCGCTCTGACCGCCGGTTCGCTCCTGCTCGCCGCCGCGCCCGCCAGCGCGCACGACGAGCTGCTCTCGACGGACCCCGCCGCCGACTCGTCGGTCGAGGCGCTCCCGGAGCAGCTGACCCTCACCTTCAGCGGACAGCTGTTGGGCGAAGCGGGCGCGAGCGAAGTGCAGGCGACGGATGCCGCGGGCACCGCCCTCACCGACGGCGCTCCGATCGTGACGGACAACGTCATCACCCAGACCCTGACCGGCACCGCCTCCGGCGCGGTCACGGTCCTGTGGCGCACGGTCTCCAGCGACGGCCACCCGATCTCGGGGGAGTTCACGTTCACCGTGACCGCCGCGCCCTCCCCGACGGCGTCGGAGAGCCCCTCCGCGACCCCGAACCAGGAGACGACGCCGAGCGAATCACCGTCGCCGCAGGAATCCCTCGTCTCGCCGCCCGCCGACGAGCCCTCGTCGTTCTCCGACGTGTGGCCCTGGGTGATCGGCGGCATCCTCATCGTGGGCCTCGGCGGCGCTGTGGTCTACCTCCTCGTCTCGCGCGCACGCCGTGAGAAGGCGCTGGCCGGCGGTGCGGTCGACGGGTCTGCGATCGACTCCGCCGATGGGGCACCGGACGGTGCGGGAACAGCCTCTCCGGGGACTCCCCCGACCGGTTCCGAGCCCCCCGCCGAGCGATAG
- the ftsR gene encoding transcriptional regulator FtsR has translation MPAVQARERSSSAALLSIGQVLARLSPEFPSLTSSKLRFLEVQGIVTPVRTESGYRKFSQDDLERLRLALTLQRDHYLPLVVIREYLEDVDAGRNPAPPTAVPSIVPAPRRYRRAELLSAAGASPQLLNDAISTGVLVATDAYTDQSVAILRALVALDRHGIEPRHVRTLRQSAEREVALIESAITALLRRPDAASRAKASEIGPELAARLDEVRSIYVRAAIERLVS, from the coding sequence ATGCCGGCCGTACAAGCCCGCGAACGTTCATCGTCTGCGGCTCTTCTGAGCATCGGTCAGGTGCTGGCGCGACTGAGTCCCGAGTTCCCGTCGCTGACCTCGAGCAAGCTGCGCTTCCTCGAGGTGCAGGGCATCGTGACGCCCGTGCGCACCGAGTCCGGCTACCGCAAGTTCTCCCAGGACGACCTGGAGCGGCTGCGGCTGGCCCTCACGCTGCAGCGCGACCACTACCTCCCGCTCGTCGTGATCCGCGAGTACCTCGAGGACGTCGACGCGGGGCGCAACCCCGCTCCGCCGACCGCGGTGCCCTCGATCGTGCCCGCGCCGCGGCGCTACCGTCGCGCCGAGCTGCTGTCGGCGGCCGGAGCGTCCCCGCAGCTGCTGAACGACGCGATCAGCACCGGCGTGCTGGTGGCCACCGACGCCTACACCGACCAGTCCGTCGCGATCCTGCGGGCGCTGGTCGCCCTGGATCGGCACGGCATCGAACCGCGCCACGTACGCACTCTGCGCCAGAGCGCCGAGCGCGAGGTCGCGCTGATCGAGTCCGCCATCACAGCCCTGCTGCGACGTCCGGACGCGGCATCCCGGGCCAAGGCCAGCGAGATCGGACCGGAGCTCGCCGCGCGCCTCGACGAGGTGCGCTCCATCTACGTGCGTGCCGCGATCGAGCGTCTCGTCTCCTGA
- a CDS encoding FHA domain-containing protein: MEQDRQREPDEIRRGADAGNSDGATDTTQTFGHDSDLSFVPFGSDLSEAEIEAIGALPTRSALLIVRSGPTAGARYLLDTDVTTVGRHPEADIFFDDVTVSRRHAEITRDATSFEIVDQRSLNGTYVNGERVDRATLINGSEVRIGKFRLNFFVSPADLPLTTDG, encoded by the coding sequence GTGGAGCAAGACCGCCAACGCGAGCCGGACGAGATCCGGCGGGGCGCCGATGCGGGGAACTCCGATGGAGCCACCGATACGACGCAGACCTTCGGACACGACTCCGATCTGTCGTTCGTGCCCTTCGGCAGCGACCTGAGCGAGGCCGAGATCGAAGCGATCGGCGCACTGCCGACCCGTTCCGCCCTGCTGATCGTGCGCTCCGGCCCGACCGCCGGTGCCCGCTACCTGCTCGACACCGACGTCACCACGGTGGGCCGGCATCCCGAGGCGGACATCTTCTTCGACGACGTCACGGTCTCCCGTCGTCACGCCGAGATCACGCGGGATGCCACGTCCTTCGAGATCGTCGACCAGCGCTCGCTCAACGGCACGTATGTCAACGGCGAGCGGGTCGACCGCGCGACGCTGATCAACGGCTCCGAGGTGCGCATCGGCAAGTTCCGTCTCAACTTCTTCGTCTCCCCGGCAGACCTGCCGTTGACCACTGACGGTTGA
- the lpdA gene encoding dihydrolipoyl dehydrogenase, translating to MPHYDVVILGAGPGGYVAAVRSAQLGLSVAIIEEKYWGGVCLNVGCIPSKALLRNADLAHVFHHQAELFGISGDVTFDFGTAWDRSRTVAETHVKGIHFLMKKNKVTEYEGRGSFVDAHTITVAKADGSTEQLTFDNAIISTGSKVRLLPGVTLSDNVVTYEEQILTRELPRSIVIVGAGAIGMEFAFVMVNYGVKVTIIEFLDRALPNEDVDVSKEIARQYKKYGVDILTSTKVETVVDSGDKVTVTYTPKDGAPASIEADKVLMSIGFAANVEGFGLENTGVKLTDRGAIDIDDYMRTNVPGIYAIGDVTAKLQLAHVAEAQGVVAAETIGKAETQTLGDYRMMPRATFCSPQVASFGLTEQQARDAGYDVKVAKFPFSANGKANGLGEPIGFVKLIADGEHLELLGGHLIGPDVSELLPELTLAQKWDLTALEAARNVHTHPTLSEAVQEAFHGLAGHMINM from the coding sequence ATGCCTCACTACGATGTCGTCATTCTCGGCGCGGGCCCCGGCGGGTACGTCGCAGCCGTCCGCAGCGCTCAGCTCGGCCTCTCGGTCGCCATCATCGAGGAGAAGTACTGGGGCGGTGTGTGCCTGAACGTCGGGTGCATCCCCTCGAAGGCACTCCTGCGCAACGCCGACCTGGCCCACGTCTTCCACCACCAGGCCGAGCTGTTCGGCATCTCCGGTGACGTGACGTTCGACTTCGGCACCGCGTGGGACCGCAGCCGCACGGTGGCCGAGACGCATGTCAAGGGCATCCACTTCCTCATGAAGAAGAACAAGGTGACCGAGTACGAGGGTCGCGGTTCGTTCGTGGACGCGCACACGATCACCGTCGCGAAGGCCGACGGCTCCACCGAGCAGCTCACCTTCGACAACGCGATCATCTCGACCGGCTCCAAGGTGCGCCTGCTTCCCGGCGTCACGCTGAGCGACAACGTCGTGACGTACGAGGAGCAGATCCTCACGCGCGAGCTGCCGCGCTCGATCGTCATCGTCGGTGCCGGCGCGATCGGCATGGAGTTCGCCTTCGTCATGGTCAACTACGGCGTCAAGGTCACGATCATCGAGTTCCTCGACCGGGCGCTCCCGAACGAGGACGTCGACGTCTCCAAGGAGATCGCGCGCCAGTACAAGAAGTACGGCGTCGACATCCTCACCTCCACCAAGGTCGAGACCGTCGTGGACTCGGGCGACAAGGTCACCGTCACCTACACGCCCAAGGACGGCGCGCCCGCGTCGATCGAGGCCGACAAGGTGCTCATGTCGATCGGCTTCGCCGCGAACGTCGAGGGCTTCGGCCTGGAGAACACCGGCGTGAAGCTCACCGACCGCGGTGCGATCGACATCGACGACTACATGCGCACCAACGTCCCCGGCATCTACGCCATCGGCGACGTCACGGCCAAGCTGCAGCTCGCCCACGTGGCCGAGGCGCAGGGCGTCGTGGCCGCCGAGACCATCGGCAAGGCCGAGACCCAGACGCTGGGCGACTACCGGATGATGCCCCGCGCGACGTTCTGCTCGCCGCAGGTCGCCTCGTTCGGACTCACCGAGCAGCAGGCGCGCGACGCCGGCTACGACGTCAAGGTCGCGAAGTTCCCGTTCAGCGCGAACGGCAAGGCGAACGGCCTCGGCGAGCCCATCGGCTTCGTCAAGCTCATCGCCGACGGCGAGCACCTCGAGCTGCTCGGTGGCCACCTGATCGGCCCCGACGTCTCCGAGCTGCTCCCCGAGCTCACGCTCGCGCAGAAGTGGGACCTCACGGCCCTCGAAGCGGCCCGCAACGTGCACACGCACCCGACGCTGTCCGAAGCCGTGCAGGAGGCCTTCCACGGCCTCGCCGGCCACATGATCAACATGTAG
- a CDS encoding YihY/virulence factor BrkB family protein, protein MGNLIAVVTAWALRLKPVRAFLHYIEHRGPILADSITYRTLFSVFAGVLLGFSLAGLWLVGNPVAWQALIDAVNAAIPGLIGEDGIIDPRDIQAPTGLTIATVLSLIGLVGAAIGAIGSLRTALRMLADRVHDDVFWVWVILRNLLLAVIIGGGFVVSAAATFLGTTFVGVVLDALGISNDQFTDFATRSVSVVVVLILDTVLVALLFRMLSGLRPSARVLWPGAILGGLGLTVLQQLSGLFVGGASANPLLTSFAALIALLLWLNLSAQVILIAASYIVIGVAEETDRVRERFGASTFTQRRLKQAETAVRVATDELRDARADEKREREDARRAAAKKSSQA, encoded by the coding sequence ATGGGCAATCTGATTGCGGTCGTCACGGCCTGGGCGCTGCGGCTCAAGCCGGTGCGCGCCTTCTTGCACTACATCGAGCACCGTGGCCCGATCCTGGCGGACAGCATCACCTACCGCACGCTGTTCTCGGTGTTCGCCGGCGTGCTGCTCGGTTTCTCGCTCGCGGGGCTGTGGCTGGTCGGCAACCCCGTTGCGTGGCAGGCGCTCATCGATGCCGTGAACGCCGCGATCCCGGGGCTGATCGGTGAAGACGGCATCATCGACCCCAGAGACATCCAAGCGCCGACGGGACTGACGATCGCCACCGTGCTGTCACTGATCGGTCTCGTCGGCGCTGCCATCGGCGCGATCGGATCGCTGCGCACCGCTTTGCGCATGCTCGCCGACCGCGTGCACGACGATGTCTTCTGGGTGTGGGTGATCCTGCGCAACCTGTTGCTCGCGGTGATCATCGGCGGTGGGTTCGTCGTCTCTGCTGCAGCCACGTTCTTGGGAACGACGTTCGTCGGGGTGGTGCTCGATGCGCTCGGCATCAGCAACGATCAGTTCACCGACTTCGCGACGCGCAGCGTCTCGGTCGTCGTCGTACTGATCCTCGACACTGTGCTGGTCGCTCTGCTGTTCCGGATGCTGTCGGGTCTACGTCCCTCGGCACGTGTGCTGTGGCCGGGAGCCATCCTGGGAGGCCTGGGCCTGACCGTGCTGCAGCAGCTATCGGGGTTGTTCGTCGGTGGAGCCTCCGCCAACCCGCTGCTGACGTCGTTCGCCGCGCTGATAGCCCTGCTGCTGTGGCTGAACCTGTCGGCGCAGGTCATCCTCATCGCGGCCTCGTACATCGTGATCGGCGTCGCTGAAGAGACCGATCGCGTGCGCGAGCGCTTCGGCGCGTCCACCTTCACCCAGCGGCGACTCAAGCAGGCCGAGACGGCTGTGCGGGTCGCGACCGACGAGCTGCGCGACGCACGCGCCGACGAGAAGCGTGAACGCGAGGACGCGCGGCGCGCAGCGGCGAAGAAGAGCTCCCAGGCCTGA
- the glgP gene encoding alpha-glucan family phosphorylase — MKAIRTFTVRPVLAAPLAPLDRLASNWRWSWSRSTHALFASMDPQQWSEIGENPARMLGAIGQQRLDELAHDADFVARVREEDDRLSAYLTGDRWFQQLQGDKPTGIAYFSPEFGVDGSLPQYSGGLGILAGDHLKSASDLGVPLTGVGLFYRAGYFRQSIGDDGWQRESYPLLDPYGLGLTLLRDDTGAPVEISLALPGDRHLAARIWVADIGRIPLLLLDSATPSNTEEMRRVTDRLYGGGGEHRLLQELLLGVGGVRAVRAYCAITGRSTPEVYHTNEGHAGFQGLERISELITQQGLGFDEALAQVRASTVFTTHTPVPAGIDRFPRDLIASYLASGLFAGLDSERALALGLEEWEGGDHGTFNMAVLGLHLGQHANGVSQLHGEVSRGMFGMLWPGIDTDEVPITSITNGVHAPTWVHPALKAVSERAFGDAYTDTHDWTDAAAVSDGELWGVRSLMKSEMVAEARRRVAASAVELSGRAPAWIDDLLDPEVLTIGFARRVPTYKRLTLMLRDPERLTRLLTDPERPVQIVIGGKSHPADDSGKILIQELVRFSRDPKVRGRIVFLPDYDITLAKTLYPGCDVWLNNPLRPLEACGTSGMKAALNGVLNLSILDGWWDEWYDGENGWAIPTADTASGDEERDDVESAALYDLIEHQLVPKFYEREGGIPLAWLAMVRHTMTTLGQKATSDRMVRDYVTRLYVPASEHDAALRADGFAEAKALAAFITRVKASWPAVHIESVDSSGIPQQAQAGDTLEVRASVRLDGLSPDDVAVELAYGRTDEDDDLAADHSVHRLAPAGPAVDGITTFSCTLPLTVTGTFGYTVRAVPAHSQLVSPVELGLVTYAS; from the coding sequence GTGAAGGCCATCCGAACGTTCACCGTCCGCCCCGTCCTCGCCGCGCCGCTGGCTCCGCTGGACCGACTCGCCTCCAATTGGCGCTGGTCGTGGAGCCGCTCCACGCACGCGCTGTTCGCGTCGATGGATCCGCAGCAGTGGAGCGAGATCGGCGAGAACCCGGCACGGATGCTGGGAGCGATCGGCCAGCAGAGGCTCGACGAACTCGCGCACGACGCCGACTTCGTCGCCCGGGTGCGCGAGGAGGACGACCGCCTCAGCGCCTACCTCACCGGCGACCGGTGGTTCCAGCAGCTCCAGGGCGACAAGCCGACCGGCATCGCCTACTTCTCCCCCGAGTTCGGGGTGGACGGCTCGCTCCCCCAGTACTCCGGCGGTCTCGGCATCCTGGCCGGCGATCACCTGAAGAGCGCCAGCGACCTGGGCGTGCCGCTCACCGGCGTCGGGCTCTTCTACCGCGCCGGCTACTTCCGGCAGTCGATCGGCGACGACGGGTGGCAGCGCGAGAGCTATCCGCTGCTGGATCCGTACGGCCTCGGCCTGACCCTGCTGCGGGACGACACCGGTGCCCCGGTCGAGATCTCGCTCGCCCTCCCCGGCGACCGGCACCTCGCCGCGCGCATCTGGGTCGCGGACATCGGCCGCATCCCGCTTCTGCTGCTCGATTCCGCGACACCGTCCAACACCGAGGAGATGCGCCGCGTCACCGACCGCCTCTACGGCGGCGGCGGCGAGCACCGTCTGCTCCAGGAGCTGCTGCTCGGCGTCGGCGGCGTGCGCGCGGTGCGGGCGTACTGCGCGATCACCGGTCGCAGCACCCCTGAGGTGTACCACACCAACGAGGGCCACGCCGGATTCCAGGGCCTGGAGCGGATTTCGGAGCTCATCACGCAGCAGGGACTGGGGTTCGACGAGGCCCTCGCCCAGGTGCGCGCCTCGACGGTCTTCACGACCCACACCCCGGTGCCGGCCGGCATCGACCGGTTCCCGCGCGATCTCATCGCGTCCTACCTCGCGAGCGGACTGTTCGCCGGGCTCGACTCCGAGCGCGCCCTCGCCCTCGGACTCGAGGAGTGGGAGGGCGGCGACCACGGCACCTTCAACATGGCGGTGCTGGGCCTGCACCTCGGCCAGCACGCGAACGGCGTCTCCCAGCTGCACGGCGAGGTCAGCCGCGGCATGTTCGGGATGCTCTGGCCGGGCATCGACACGGACGAGGTGCCGATCACCTCGATCACGAACGGCGTGCACGCGCCGACCTGGGTGCACCCCGCCCTGAAGGCCGTCAGTGAGCGGGCCTTCGGCGACGCCTACACCGACACGCACGATTGGACGGATGCCGCGGCCGTCAGCGACGGCGAGCTGTGGGGCGTGCGGTCCCTGATGAAGAGCGAGATGGTGGCCGAGGCGCGACGCCGGGTCGCGGCATCCGCCGTCGAACTGTCGGGACGCGCACCCGCGTGGATCGACGACCTGCTCGACCCCGAGGTGCTCACGATCGGCTTCGCCCGCCGCGTGCCGACGTACAAGCGCCTGACCCTCATGCTGCGCGACCCGGAGCGGCTGACGCGACTGCTGACAGACCCGGAGCGTCCGGTACAGATCGTGATCGGCGGCAAGTCGCACCCGGCGGATGACTCGGGCAAGATCCTGATCCAGGAGCTGGTGCGCTTCAGCCGCGATCCGAAGGTGCGGGGGCGCATCGTGTTCCTGCCCGACTACGACATCACGCTCGCCAAGACCCTGTACCCGGGCTGCGACGTGTGGCTGAACAACCCGCTCCGTCCGCTCGAGGCGTGCGGCACGAGCGGGATGAAGGCGGCGCTGAACGGCGTGCTGAACCTGTCGATCCTCGACGGCTGGTGGGACGAGTGGTACGACGGCGAGAACGGCTGGGCGATTCCGACGGCCGACACCGCGTCGGGCGACGAGGAGCGCGACGATGTTGAGTCGGCGGCGCTGTACGACCTCATCGAGCACCAGTTGGTGCCGAAGTTCTATGAGCGCGAGGGCGGCATCCCGCTGGCCTGGCTCGCGATGGTGCGGCACACGATGACGACGCTGGGGCAGAAGGCCACGAGCGACCGCATGGTGCGCGACTACGTCACGCGGCTGTACGTGCCGGCATCCGAGCACGACGCCGCGCTGCGGGCGGACGGGTTCGCTGAGGCGAAGGCCCTCGCCGCGTTCATCACCCGGGTGAAGGCGTCCTGGCCGGCGGTGCACATCGAAAGCGTCGACAGCTCCGGCATCCCCCAGCAGGCGCAGGCGGGCGACACGCTCGAGGTGCGCGCGAGTGTGCGACTCGACGGGCTCTCGCCCGACGACGTCGCCGTCGAACTCGCGTACGGCCGCACGGATGAGGACGACGACCTCGCCGCCGACCACTCGGTGCACCGGCTCGCGCCCGCAGGGCCGGCCGTGGACGGCATCACGACGTTCTCGTGCACGCTGCCACTGACCGTGACGGGCACGTTCGGGTACACCGTCCGCGCCGTGCCTGCCCACTCGCAGCTCGTCTCCCCCGTCGAGCTCGGCCTCGTCACGTACGCGTCGTAG
- a CDS encoding ATPase, T2SS/T4P/T4SS family codes for MGITVRGLAQTLVLTGAIRATEMSAALGEHGDTPEMHRVLVAQGLVSEAQLAEAIAVHTGHQYVDLTGATLDPTIVALVSGSLCRRYQVLPIELRRGRLTVATVDPTNIFALDDIASATDLVVEPVVVAADALKQAFERYLRSDEELSELSVALEETATASIDSFTESLDDQDVDAPIVRFVNLLITQAVNDRASDIHVEPGEQQLTVRYRIDGVLHEMQRADRGIQDGVISRLKIMSQIDIAERRRPQDGRLSILHEGRQIDLRVATLPTVWGEKIVMRILDNSGQAMAMSDLRMSSGNDARFRAAISRPHGMVLVTGPTGSGKSTTLYTALREVANPRINVITVEDPVEYRIPGINQVQVNNKAGLTFSSALRSILRSDPDVILVGEIRDNETAIISIESALTGHLVLSTLHTNDAPSALTRLTEIGAEPFLVATALTAVVGQRLARKLCTRCRVAYVEPSEVLQHLGFPHDPHDLPTIYRAGGCQSCSNTGYRGRVGLHEVMAVTEEIEQQVVLRATGNEMRQLALSQGMVPLREDGWSKVVQGLTTIEEVLRVSV; via the coding sequence ATGGGGATCACCGTGCGAGGACTCGCTCAAACACTCGTGCTCACTGGAGCAATCCGTGCCACGGAAATGTCGGCCGCGCTCGGCGAGCATGGCGATACACCTGAGATGCATCGCGTATTGGTCGCTCAGGGGTTGGTATCGGAGGCGCAGCTTGCCGAGGCGATCGCCGTGCACACCGGCCACCAATACGTCGACCTCACCGGCGCGACACTCGATCCGACGATCGTGGCGCTCGTGTCAGGTTCACTCTGCCGCAGGTACCAGGTGCTGCCGATCGAGCTTCGCCGCGGGCGTCTGACCGTGGCGACCGTGGACCCGACGAACATCTTCGCCCTCGACGACATCGCCAGCGCCACCGACCTCGTCGTCGAGCCGGTGGTCGTCGCCGCAGATGCGCTGAAGCAGGCGTTCGAGCGCTATCTCCGCTCCGACGAGGAGCTCAGCGAACTCTCCGTGGCGCTGGAGGAGACCGCGACGGCGAGCATAGACTCGTTCACCGAGTCACTCGACGACCAGGATGTCGACGCACCCATCGTGCGTTTCGTGAACCTGCTCATCACGCAGGCTGTCAACGACCGCGCCAGTGACATCCACGTCGAGCCCGGAGAGCAGCAGCTCACCGTCCGCTACCGCATCGACGGGGTACTGCACGAGATGCAGCGGGCCGACCGTGGCATCCAGGACGGCGTCATCTCTCGGCTGAAGATCATGTCGCAGATCGACATCGCCGAAAGGCGGCGTCCGCAGGACGGTCGCCTGTCGATCCTGCACGAGGGTCGCCAGATCGACCTCCGTGTCGCCACTCTGCCGACGGTGTGGGGCGAGAAGATCGTCATGCGCATCCTCGACAACTCGGGCCAGGCGATGGCGATGTCCGACCTGCGGATGTCGTCGGGCAACGACGCGCGGTTCCGCGCCGCGATCAGCCGCCCTCACGGCATGGTGCTGGTCACCGGCCCCACAGGCTCGGGCAAGTCGACGACTCTGTACACCGCCCTGCGCGAGGTCGCGAACCCGCGGATCAATGTCATCACCGTGGAAGACCCGGTGGAGTACCGCATCCCGGGCATCAACCAGGTGCAGGTCAACAACAAGGCGGGCCTGACGTTCAGCTCGGCACTGCGCTCGATACTGCGCAGCGACCCGGACGTCATACTCGTCGGCGAGATCCGTGACAATGAGACCGCGATCATCTCGATCGAGTCTGCCCTCACGGGCCACCTCGTGCTCTCGACACTGCACACGAACGACGCGCCCAGCGCGCTCACACGTCTCACCGAAATCGGCGCCGAACCGTTCCTCGTGGCTACCGCGCTCACGGCGGTCGTCGGCCAACGCCTCGCACGCAAGCTGTGCACGCGATGCCGCGTCGCCTACGTCGAACCCTCCGAGGTGCTCCAACATCTGGGGTTCCCGCACGACCCGCACGACCTGCCCACCATCTATCGGGCGGGTGGCTGCCAGTCGTGCTCGAACACGGGGTACCGCGGTCGCGTGGGCCTGCATGAGGTCATGGCCGTGACCGAAGAGATCGAACAGCAGGTCGTGCTTCGGGCCACTGGCAACGAGATGCGCCAGCTCGCGCTCTCGCAGGGCATGGTCCCGCTACGTGAGGACGGTTGGTCGAAGGTCGTTCAGGGGCTCACCACAATCGAAGAAGTGCTGCGCGTCAGTGTGTGA
- a CDS encoding glutamine amidotransferase, translating into MKPFVLLATRAEDGPADEEYDLFLRATGLTEAELVRVRLEAFPMPRFDLDEISGIFVGGGPFNASDPPEKKSAVQHRVEAEFGTLLDRVVRRDFPFFGACYGIGTLGSHQGAVIDRTYPEPISVVPVTLTDAGIYDPLLLGMPRRFAAFVGHKEAITALPPSAVLLASSPACPVQMFRVGHNVYATQFHPELDVDGITTRIHAYADHGYFGAGELELTLESVHTEPVEHASRMLRTFVERYAR; encoded by the coding sequence GTGAAACCGTTCGTGCTGCTGGCCACGCGGGCCGAGGACGGCCCCGCCGATGAGGAGTACGACCTGTTCCTCCGCGCGACCGGGCTGACCGAGGCCGAGCTCGTGCGCGTCCGGCTCGAGGCCTTCCCGATGCCGCGGTTCGACCTCGACGAGATCTCCGGCATCTTCGTCGGCGGCGGGCCGTTCAACGCGTCGGATCCGCCGGAGAAGAAGTCCGCCGTGCAGCACCGGGTCGAGGCCGAGTTCGGCACGCTCCTCGACCGTGTCGTGCGCCGCGACTTCCCCTTCTTCGGCGCCTGTTACGGCATCGGCACGCTGGGCTCCCACCAGGGCGCCGTGATCGATCGCACCTACCCGGAGCCGATCAGCGTCGTGCCCGTCACCCTCACCGACGCCGGGATCTATGATCCGCTGCTGCTCGGGATGCCGCGGCGGTTCGCTGCGTTCGTCGGACACAAGGAGGCCATCACCGCGCTGCCGCCGTCGGCGGTGCTGCTCGCGTCATCCCCCGCCTGTCCGGTGCAGATGTTCCGCGTCGGCCACAACGTCTACGCGACCCAGTTCCACCCCGAGCTCGACGTCGACGGCATCACGACGCGCATCCACGCCTACGCCGACCACGGCTACTTCGGCGCCGGGGAGCTGGAGCTGACGCTCGAGTCGGTGCACACCGAGCCCGTGGAGCACGCGAGTCGGATGCTGCGCACCTTCGTGGAGCGGTACGCCCGCTAG
- a CDS encoding CYTH domain-containing protein, whose translation MSATDHDPAAPGEPTRSLEIELKFDADDDTPLPDLAGLPGVASLGAAEQRDLDARYLDTAEFALAGAGYALRRRTGGGDAGWHIKGPRIGGGRVELGWPLGDDDTVPAVIVAELAAVTDAPFQPIARIRNARTAYALLDAEGGQVAEFVDDRVTATDERTGVERTWREWEIELGPAAPADPREFFAAVEHAVLAAGGRAAASASKLARALGY comes from the coding sequence GTGAGCGCCACCGACCACGACCCGGCGGCACCGGGTGAGCCCACGCGCTCGCTCGAGATCGAGCTGAAGTTCGACGCCGACGACGACACGCCGCTGCCCGACCTCGCCGGGCTGCCCGGCGTGGCGTCGCTCGGCGCCGCCGAGCAGCGCGACCTCGACGCCCGGTACCTCGACACCGCCGAGTTCGCCCTCGCCGGTGCTGGCTACGCGCTGCGGCGCCGCACCGGCGGCGGAGACGCCGGCTGGCACATCAAGGGTCCGCGCATCGGCGGCGGCCGCGTCGAACTGGGCTGGCCTCTCGGCGACGACGACACCGTGCCCGCCGTCATCGTCGCGGAACTGGCAGCGGTGACGGATGCCCCGTTCCAGCCCATCGCGCGGATCCGCAACGCCCGGACGGCGTACGCGCTGCTCGACGCCGAAGGCGGGCAGGTCGCCGAGTTCGTCGATGACCGTGTCACCGCGACCGACGAGCGCACCGGCGTGGAGCGGACCTGGCGGGAGTGGGAGATCGAGCTCGGACCCGCCGCACCGGCCGACCCGCGGGAGTTCTTCGCGGCAGTCGAGCACGCTGTGCTGGCCGCCGGCGGCAGAGCCGCGGCATCCGCATCGAAACTCGCCCGCGCCCTCGGCTACTGA
- a CDS encoding PaaI family thioesterase, giving the protein MTDSRSRTFDWADPAEALAQTRSAETGLQALRGMIDGLIPPPPIAQMMGFTLVEVEEGRAVFECTPAEFHYNPIGAVHGGLACTLLDSALGCAGHTILPGGIGYTSVDLNVRYLRPITHASGLLRATGRVVKGGRRVIFTEGELTDAAGTVLATATSSLLVLGPTG; this is encoded by the coding sequence ATGACTGACAGCCGTTCCCGTACGTTCGATTGGGCCGATCCGGCCGAAGCCCTCGCGCAGACCCGCAGTGCGGAGACCGGGCTCCAGGCTCTGCGCGGCATGATCGACGGACTGATCCCGCCGCCGCCGATCGCCCAGATGATGGGCTTCACCCTGGTCGAGGTCGAAGAGGGACGCGCGGTGTTCGAATGCACCCCCGCAGAGTTCCACTACAACCCGATCGGTGCGGTGCACGGCGGCCTCGCCTGCACACTGCTGGACTCGGCCCTCGGGTGCGCGGGCCACACCATCCTCCCCGGCGGCATCGGCTACACCTCGGTCGATCTGAACGTGCGGTATCTGCGGCCGATCACGCACGCGTCGGGTCTGTTGCGCGCGACCGGTCGGGTGGTCAAGGGCGGACGCCGGGTCATCTTCACCGAGGGCGAGCTGACGGATGCCGCGGGCACGGTCCTCGCGACGGCGACCTCGTCGCTGCTCGTTCTCGGCCCCACGGGCTGA